A single window of Deltaproteobacteria bacterium DNA harbors:
- the argF gene encoding ornithine carbamoyltransferase, which produces MKPVRHFLSLAQWSAAELESILHLAADLKAKNRAGTPHRLLDGKSLAMIFEKSSTRTRVSFEVGIFQLGGQALFLSPDHIQMGRGEPIRDTARVISRYVHGVMIRTYAQENIEEFAAYSDVPVINGLSDLLHPCQIMADIMTVQEHVGPIAERTVAWIGDGNNMANSWLNAADKFGFRLRLACPEGYEPNSQIYQRVKGSNADRILLTRDPVEAVVGADVVTTDVWASMGQEKETNERRKKFAGYQVNTALMAKAAPDAIFLHCLPAHRGEEVTPDVFESAASKVWDEAENRLHSQKAIMVMLMGS; this is translated from the coding sequence GTGAAACCGGTTCGCCATTTCCTGTCGCTCGCCCAGTGGTCCGCCGCCGAGCTCGAATCGATCCTGCACCTCGCCGCCGACCTGAAGGCCAAGAACCGCGCGGGCACGCCGCACCGACTGCTCGACGGCAAAAGCCTCGCGATGATTTTCGAGAAGTCGAGCACGCGCACGCGCGTGAGTTTCGAGGTCGGCATTTTTCAGCTCGGCGGGCAGGCGCTGTTTCTGTCGCCCGATCACATCCAGATGGGCCGGGGCGAGCCGATCCGCGACACGGCGCGCGTCATCTCGCGTTACGTGCACGGCGTCATGATCCGCACCTACGCGCAGGAAAACATCGAGGAATTCGCCGCGTACAGCGACGTGCCCGTCATCAACGGCCTGTCCGATCTGCTGCACCCGTGCCAGATCATGGCCGACATTATGACCGTGCAAGAACACGTCGGCCCGATCGCCGAACGCACCGTCGCGTGGATCGGCGACGGCAACAACATGGCCAACTCGTGGCTCAACGCGGCGGACAAATTCGGGTTTCGGCTGCGTCTCGCGTGCCCGGAAGGATACGAGCCCAACTCGCAGATCTATCAGCGGGTGAAGGGCTCGAACGCGGACCGCATCCTGCTCACGCGCGACCCGGTCGAGGCGGTCGTCGGCGCCGACGTGGTGACCACCGACGTGTGGGCGAGCATGGGGCAGGAAAAAGAAACGAACGAACGCCGCAAGAAATTCGCGGGGTATCAGGTCAACACGGCGCTGATGGCCAAGGCCGCGCCCGACGCGATCTTCCTGCACTGCCTGCCCGCGCATCGCGGCGAAGAGGTTACGCCCGACGTCTTCGAGTCCGCCGCCAGCAAGGTGTGGGACGAGGCGGAAAACCGCCTGCACTCGCAGAAGGCGATCATGGTCATGCTGATGGGCTCGTGA
- the glmU gene encoding bifunctional UDP-N-acetylglucosamine diphosphorylase/glucosamine-1-phosphate N-acetyltransferase GlmU: protein MKNLAVIILAAGKGTRMKSDLAKVAHPLCGRSLISHVIAQALRLRPERVAVVVGHQADAVRAIVEGDFPKAPLAFATQTEQLGTGHAVLAARRALAKFDGDVLILSGDVPLLSSETMGAVIASHRKAKADLTLVTFLADDPTGYGRALKNDAGELVGVVEEKDASDAQRDLREVSAGIYVVRAARLWKLLARVRADNAQKEYYLPDIIGLAVRSRARCRAFLAEDATEVTGVNDRSQLAELADALRFSMLERLMKNGVSVLDPASTTVDLGVEIGADTVLHPYTHLTPGTRIGRGCVIGGGSQIRGARIDDQVAVGANCVIERARLDAGCRIEPFCFVGDDTHIGSGSAIGPFVSLFRSRIGIGVRILPHTHLADAMVEANVRIGAGVTTCKVGRTEPVRTTIGRDTYIGANTVLVAPVEIGRHAHVASSSTITKDVPDDALVATRGVPILREDLGSRYRRIATDREAARAAHAPKSPARSKSRARGASKKGKIS, encoded by the coding sequence ATGAAAAATCTCGCCGTCATCATCCTTGCCGCGGGCAAGGGCACGCGCATGAAAAGCGACCTCGCCAAGGTCGCCCATCCCCTGTGCGGTCGCTCGCTCATCAGCCACGTCATTGCGCAGGCGCTTCGTCTGCGGCCCGAGCGCGTCGCGGTGGTCGTCGGGCATCAGGCCGACGCCGTGCGCGCCATCGTGGAGGGTGACTTTCCCAAGGCGCCGCTCGCCTTCGCGACGCAGACCGAACAGCTCGGCACGGGCCACGCCGTGCTCGCCGCGCGCCGCGCGCTCGCGAAGTTCGACGGCGACGTGCTGATCCTCTCGGGCGACGTGCCGCTGCTCTCGTCCGAAACGATGGGCGCGGTGATCGCTTCGCACCGCAAGGCGAAGGCCGATCTCACGCTCGTCACGTTCCTCGCCGACGACCCCACCGGCTACGGTCGTGCGCTGAAAAACGACGCGGGCGAACTGGTGGGCGTGGTGGAGGAAAAAGACGCAAGCGACGCGCAGCGCGACCTTCGCGAGGTCAGTGCGGGCATCTACGTCGTACGCGCGGCACGGCTGTGGAAGCTGCTCGCCCGTGTGCGCGCCGACAACGCGCAGAAGGAATATTACCTGCCCGACATCATCGGCCTCGCGGTGCGTTCGCGCGCACGCTGCCGCGCGTTTCTCGCCGAGGACGCCACCGAGGTGACGGGCGTCAACGACCGCTCCCAACTCGCGGAGCTCGCCGACGCCCTGCGTTTTTCGATGCTCGAACGGCTGATGAAAAACGGCGTGAGCGTGCTCGACCCCGCGAGCACCACGGTGGACCTGGGCGTCGAGATCGGCGCCGACACCGTTCTGCACCCTTACACGCACCTCACGCCCGGCACGCGCATCGGCCGCGGCTGCGTGATCGGCGGGGGTTCGCAGATTCGCGGCGCGCGCATCGACGATCAAGTCGCCGTCGGCGCGAACTGCGTGATCGAACGGGCGCGCCTCGACGCCGGGTGCCGTATCGAACCGTTCTGCTTCGTCGGCGACGATACGCACATCGGCTCGGGCTCGGCCATCGGCCCCTTCGTCAGCCTCTTTCGCAGCCGGATCGGCATCGGCGTGCGCATCCTGCCGCACACGCACCTCGCCGACGCGATGGTCGAGGCCAACGTGCGCATCGGGGCGGGCGTGACGACATGCAAGGTGGGGCGCACCGAGCCCGTGCGCACGACGATCGGTCGCGACACGTACATCGGGGCCAACACGGTGCTCGTCGCGCCGGTGGAGATCGGCCGGCACGCGCACGTGGCGTCGTCGTCCACGATCACCAAGGACGTGCCCGACGACGCGCTGGTCGCCACGCGCGGCGTGCCGATCCTGCGCGAGGACCTGGGCTCGCGATACCGTCGCATCGCGACGGACCGCGAGGCGGCCCGCGCCGCGCACGCGCCGAAATCGCCAGCACGATCCAAATCCCGCGCGCGCGGGGCATCGAAGAAGGGGAAAATCTCGTGA
- a CDS encoding type II/IV secretion system protein has protein sequence MSMMSYEKFGDHELDPESVKLLPQIFCISSSCVILGTVDTRSGGPIHVGMADPGNLDTIDTISRRFNNRRIVSVPLKPHDVTRALNLAYGLATPDPASLAQDVVRPQGEDETMLELDTTPGDLAAREATRVRIAQSPEPTGRMRHLEPVSLVEESKSSIIPIVNNLLLDAIRKNATDVHIENERREVTIRYKLDGLLHKVKTTIHKDNIEEVINRLKVMADLDISEKRGPQDGRVLLRTLLNGQDHDVPFRISILPGPYGEEIVLRVLDKSMAPVSLELLGFTNQDLRAYRQMVTNPQGMILVTGPTGSGKTTTLYATLKEINTPHNKILSAEDPIEYNLEGVNQKQISAKFDFADMARAFLRHDPDILLIGEIRDEDTADVACKAAQTGHLILSTLHTNDSVSAISRLHVLGLDYNLIGSSLLGVLSQRLVRRICPDCKTVQQPHAEDLELFRDQLTADVFYHGGGCRKCNHTGFRGRIGIFELFMIDDEVQRMIYEERHLDDIEQSAMAKGMTPLVLDGIRKVEQEYTTLEELRRVIPMRQIIKQHKAIQSTLRQMTKKPLAT, from the coding sequence ATGTCGATGATGTCCTATGAAAAATTTGGCGACCACGAGCTCGACCCGGAGAGCGTCAAACTCCTTCCCCAGATCTTCTGCATCTCCAGTTCGTGCGTGATTCTGGGGACCGTGGACACGCGCTCCGGCGGGCCGATCCACGTGGGCATGGCCGACCCCGGCAACCTCGACACCATCGACACGATCTCGCGGCGCTTCAACAACCGGCGCATCGTTTCGGTTCCGCTCAAACCGCACGACGTGACCCGCGCGCTCAACCTGGCGTACGGGCTCGCCACGCCGGACCCGGCCAGTCTCGCGCAGGATGTCGTCCGCCCGCAGGGCGAGGACGAGACGATGCTCGAACTCGACACCACGCCCGGGGACCTCGCCGCGCGAGAGGCGACGCGGGTGCGTATCGCGCAGTCGCCCGAACCCACCGGACGAATGCGCCACCTGGAGCCGGTGTCGCTTGTCGAGGAGAGCAAGTCGTCGATCATCCCGATCGTCAACAACCTCCTGCTCGACGCGATCCGCAAAAACGCGACCGACGTTCATATCGAAAACGAGCGGCGCGAGGTGACGATCCGCTACAAGCTGGACGGCCTGCTGCACAAGGTGAAGACGACGATCCACAAGGACAACATCGAGGAGGTCATCAATCGCCTCAAGGTCATGGCCGACCTCGACATCTCCGAAAAACGCGGTCCGCAGGACGGGCGCGTGCTGCTGCGCACACTGCTCAACGGCCAGGATCACGACGTGCCGTTCCGCATCTCGATCCTCCCCGGCCCCTACGGCGAGGAGATCGTGCTGCGCGTGCTCGACAAGTCGATGGCGCCGGTGAGTTTGGAACTGCTGGGGTTCACGAATCAGGATCTTCGCGCCTATCGCCAGATGGTCACGAACCCGCAGGGGATGATTCTGGTGACGGGGCCGACGGGCTCGGGCAAGACGACGACGCTTTACGCCACGCTCAAGGAAATCAACACGCCGCACAACAAGATCCTCTCCGCCGAGGACCCGATCGAATACAACCTCGAGGGCGTCAACCAAAAACAGATTTCCGCGAAATTCGACTTCGCCGACATGGCGCGGGCGTTCTTGCGCCACGACCCGGACATCCTGCTGATCGGCGAAATCCGCGACGAGGACACGGCGGATGTGGCGTGCAAGGCCGCGCAGACCGGCCATCTGATTCTCTCGACGCTGCACACCAACGACTCGGTGAGCGCGATCTCGCGCCTGCACGTGCTGGGCCTCGACTACAACCTGATCGGCTCGTCGCTGCTGGGCGTGCTCTCGCAGCGGCTCGTGCGGCGCATCTGCCCCGACTGCAAGACCGTTCAGCAGCCGCACGCCGAGGATCTCGAACTTTTCCGCGACCAGCTCACCGCGGACGTGTTCTATCACGGCGGCGGCTGCCGCAAGTGCAATCACACGGGATTCCGCGGCCGCATCGGCATCTTCGAGCTGTTCATGATCGACGACGAGGTGCAGCGCATGATCTACGAGGAGCGGCACCTCGACGACATCGAGCAGTCGGCGATGGCCAAGGGTATGACGCCGCTCGTGCTCGACGGCATTCGCAAGGTCGAGCAGGAATACACGACGCTCGAAGAACTGCGCCGGGTGATCCCGATGCGGCAGATCATCAAGCAGCACAAGGCGATCCAATCGACGCTCCGCCAGATGACCAAGAAGCCGCTGGCGACATGA
- a CDS encoding protein tyrosine phosphatase: MSGFVDLHSHLLPGADDGVATEADALECLRAAQGEGFTDIVLSRHQMAGVYTLPADAARAGREALQQAADEAGIAIRLHDGAEHYADDVFLGAVATGPEAIAGGRTLLVEVPMMGLPPFMADMAFRIRVKGFSPLLAHVERYRDVIDKPRRGRDLADMGYLLQVNLGSLAGVYGRKVERAARELLDDGAIFCVAGDVHGPKWVAPSWERGIKELRAWGAAAVRTWLADNPGRVLRGETI, translated from the coding sequence ATGAGCGGATTTGTGGACCTGCACAGCCATTTGCTGCCCGGCGCGGACGACGGCGTCGCGACCGAGGCCGACGCGCTCGAATGCCTGCGTGCGGCCCAAGGCGAGGGATTCACGGACATTGTGCTCTCGCGCCACCAGATGGCGGGCGTGTACACGCTCCCGGCCGACGCCGCGCGGGCGGGGCGTGAAGCGCTGCAACAGGCGGCGGACGAGGCCGGAATTGCCATTCGCCTGCACGACGGGGCGGAGCACTACGCGGACGACGTGTTTCTGGGCGCCGTGGCGACGGGCCCCGAGGCCATCGCGGGCGGGCGGACGCTGCTCGTCGAGGTCCCCATGATGGGCCTGCCGCCCTTCATGGCCGACATGGCGTTTCGCATTCGCGTCAAGGGGTTTTCGCCGCTGCTCGCGCACGTCGAACGCTACCGCGACGTGATCGACAAGCCCCGCCGGGGCCGCGATCTGGCCGACATGGGCTATTTGCTGCAGGTCAACCTCGGGAGTTTGGCGGGCGTTTACGGGCGAAAGGTCGAGCGCGCCGCGCGCGAACTGCTCGATGACGGGGCGATCTTCTGCGTCGCGGGGGACGTGCATGGGCCGAAGTGGGTTGCCCCGTCATGGGAGCGCGGTATAAAGGAACTGCGCGCCTGGGGCGCCGCCGCCGTGCGGACGTGGCTGGCGGACAACCCGGGCCGCGTTTTGCGGGGAGAAACCATCTGA
- a CDS encoding XylR N-terminal domain-containing protein produces MKASDFDITTKLRFNTDTGITTLGDQRVLILDADAVGLLRQDLIAEIGVERARRVLLKFGYQNGFADFMQMKIAHRYENETELLASGPVIHTWEGIVHAAPTELRFDRERGEFFFAGVWSNSFEAEQHLRYNITSPSPACWTLMGYASGWCTAFFGRPLLAIEPVCVGMGHSHCEWKIQPPTAWGDEAAPYLDALRGFWSARTA; encoded by the coding sequence ATGAAGGCGTCCGATTTCGACATCACCACGAAACTGCGTTTCAACACCGATACGGGCATCACCACGCTCGGCGATCAGCGCGTACTGATTCTCGATGCCGACGCGGTGGGTCTTCTGCGCCAGGACCTCATCGCCGAGATCGGCGTGGAGCGCGCGCGGCGCGTACTCCTGAAGTTCGGTTACCAGAACGGCTTCGCCGACTTCATGCAGATGAAGATCGCGCACCGCTACGAGAACGAAACGGAGCTGCTGGCGTCGGGGCCCGTGATCCACACGTGGGAGGGCATCGTGCACGCCGCGCCCACGGAACTGCGATTCGACCGCGAACGCGGCGAGTTTTTCTTCGCGGGGGTGTGGAGCAACTCGTTCGAGGCCGAACAGCACCTGCGCTACAATATCACCTCCCCTTCACCGGCATGCTGGACGTTGATGGGCTACGCCTCGGGCTGGTGCACGGCGTTTTTCGGCCGACCGCTGCTGGCCATCGAGCCGGTGTGCGTGGGGATGGGCCACAGCCATTGCGAGTGGAAGATCCAGCCGCCCACCGCCTGGGGCGACGAAGCGGCACCCTATCTCGACGCCCTTCGGGGGTTCTGGTCCGCGCGCACGGCGTGA
- the nadB gene encoding L-aspartate oxidase, with protein sequence MIERVDFLVIGSGIAGLSFALKASKYGRVAVLSKLGADETATKYAQGGIATVFSDEDDFDLHVRDTLVAGAGLCREDVVRHVVESGPARVRELIDWGVEFTRSSGLADEEFDLHLEGGHSRKRILHAKDITGAVIEQALLARVAEHPDIAFHEHHMAIDLITRKRLGLAGDGDRCFGAYVLDIKSGEIRAVVSRATLLASGGSGKVYLITTNPDIASGDGVAMAARAGADIANMEFFQFHPTCLFHPHAGNFLISEAVRGAGAVLVDANGVEFMHKYDERRSLAPRDIVARAIDNEIKVSGRECVYLDFTRVGADEIRSGFPNIHERCARFGIDITRDLIPVAPAAHYQCGGVCTDLNGETTIPGLYAVGEVANTGLHGANRLASNSLLEAVVFSHNAAVHAAAGCAEAPAADRIPDWDPGRAIDSDESIVVTQNWEEIRRFMHNYVGIVRTNRRLRRAKSRIDFLKREIHQYYWHFCVTKDILELRNIAVVADLIIMSAASRAESRGLHYNTDHPHTDDRRPPQDTIIRNYPSLA encoded by the coding sequence ATGATCGAACGCGTGGATTTTCTGGTGATCGGGTCGGGCATCGCGGGTCTGTCGTTCGCGCTCAAGGCGTCGAAATACGGCCGCGTGGCCGTTTTGTCGAAGCTGGGAGCCGACGAGACCGCGACGAAGTACGCGCAGGGCGGCATCGCGACGGTGTTCTCCGACGAGGACGACTTCGACCTGCACGTGCGCGACACGCTCGTCGCCGGCGCGGGGCTGTGTCGCGAGGACGTCGTGCGCCACGTCGTCGAGTCGGGACCAGCGCGCGTGCGCGAGTTGATCGACTGGGGCGTCGAGTTCACGCGCTCGTCGGGTCTCGCCGACGAGGAGTTCGACCTGCACCTCGAAGGCGGACACAGCCGCAAGCGCATCCTGCACGCCAAGGACATCACGGGGGCGGTGATCGAGCAGGCGCTGCTGGCACGCGTCGCCGAGCACCCCGACATCGCGTTTCACGAACACCACATGGCGATCGATCTCATCACGCGCAAGCGGCTCGGTCTCGCCGGCGACGGGGATCGGTGTTTCGGCGCGTACGTGCTCGACATCAAGTCGGGCGAGATCCGCGCGGTCGTCTCGCGCGCCACGCTGCTGGCCTCGGGCGGCTCGGGCAAGGTCTATCTCATCACCACGAATCCCGACATCGCCTCGGGCGACGGCGTGGCCATGGCCGCGCGCGCCGGCGCGGACATCGCGAATATGGAGTTCTTCCAGTTCCATCCCACGTGCCTGTTCCACCCGCACGCGGGAAATTTTCTCATCAGCGAGGCCGTGCGCGGCGCGGGGGCCGTGCTGGTGGATGCGAACGGCGTCGAGTTCATGCACAAGTACGACGAACGCCGATCGTTGGCCCCGCGCGACATCGTGGCCCGCGCCATCGATAACGAGATCAAGGTCAGCGGACGCGAGTGCGTGTACCTCGATTTCACGCGCGTCGGCGCGGACGAAATCCGATCGGGATTCCCGAACATCCACGAGCGTTGCGCGCGCTTCGGCATCGACATCACGCGCGACCTGATTCCCGTCGCGCCCGCGGCGCACTACCAGTGCGGCGGCGTGTGCACCGACCTGAACGGCGAGACGACCATCCCCGGCCTCTACGCCGTCGGCGAGGTCGCGAACACGGGGCTGCACGGCGCGAACCGGCTCGCGTCGAATTCGCTGCTCGAGGCCGTCGTGTTTTCGCACAACGCGGCCGTGCACGCGGCGGCCGGGTGCGCGGAAGCGCCCGCTGCCGACCGCATTCCCGATTGGGACCCGGGTCGGGCCATCGATTCCGACGAATCCATCGTCGTGACGCAGAACTGGGAAGAGATCCGGCGATTCATGCACAACTACGTCGGCATCGTGCGCACCAACCGCCGACTGCGCCGCGCGAAGTCGCGCATCGACTTTCTCAAGCGCGAGATCCACCAGTACTACTGGCACTTTTGCGTCACGAAGGACATTCTGGAGCTGCGCAACATCGCGGTCGTCGCCGATCTCATCATCATGTCCGCGGCGTCGCGGGCCGAATCGCGCGGCCTGCACTACAACACCGACCATCCGCACACGGACGACCGCCGTCCGCCGCAGGACACGATCATCCGCAACTATCCGTCTCTGGCCTGA
- a CDS encoding SUMF1/EgtB/PvdO family nonheme iron enzyme translates to MRRVVGLALFMSAAFVVACGPPTPPVPISSPQTPTPEPVTPTPEPATPNGAIDAPEGMSAIPAGAFVMGCDPDDPECDADEKPAHPVRLRAFFIDRYEVTNARYDACVAAGVCARTPMRDDPRFAGPDQPVVGVRWSDANDYCAWRGARLPTEAEWEYAARAQTRWYREAGLEAVAWYKEITDRPRDVGGKPANPWGLFDVLGNAWEWTSDSYDAAYFAASPTDDPRGPSPGETRVLRGGSWFNGSTNTRISTRHGAPPGDAANMRGARCARNGD, encoded by the coding sequence ATGAGGCGCGTCGTCGGCCTCGCGCTGTTCATGAGTGCGGCGTTCGTCGTCGCATGCGGCCCGCCGACGCCGCCCGTTCCGATTTCGTCGCCTCAGACGCCGACACCGGAGCCCGTGACGCCGACACCGGAGCCCGCGACGCCGAACGGCGCCATCGACGCGCCCGAGGGCATGTCAGCGATTCCCGCGGGTGCGTTCGTCATGGGCTGCGATCCCGACGACCCCGAGTGCGACGCCGACGAGAAACCGGCCCACCCGGTTCGATTGAGGGCGTTTTTCATCGATCGATACGAGGTCACCAACGCGCGGTACGACGCGTGCGTGGCCGCGGGCGTCTGCGCGCGTACGCCGATGCGCGACGATCCTCGATTCGCGGGGCCGGATCAGCCGGTGGTCGGCGTGCGTTGGAGCGACGCGAATGATTACTGCGCGTGGCGCGGCGCGCGTCTGCCGACCGAGGCCGAGTGGGAATACGCGGCGCGCGCCCAAACGCGCTGGTACCGCGAGGCGGGACTCGAGGCCGTCGCATGGTACAAGGAGATCACGGACCGGCCGCGCGATGTGGGCGGCAAACCCGCGAACCCGTGGGGGCTCTTCGACGTGCTCGGCAACGCGTGGGAGTGGACGTCGGATTCCTACGACGCCGCGTATTTCGCGGCATCTCCGACGGATGATCCGCGCGGGCCGTCGCCCGGCGAAACGCGCGTGTTGCGCGGCGGGAGCTGGTTCAACGGATCGACCAACACCCGCATCTCGACGCGCCACGGCGCGCCGCCGGGCGACGCGGCCAACATGCGCGGAGCGCGCTGCGCGCGCAACGGAGACTAG
- a CDS encoding MgtC/SapB family protein, whose amino-acid sequence MEGFIWIPELRFALALGLGFLVGMERERSRLGKKQHAHLGVRTYSVISLFGFGCAWLHTVGASWAIPAGLVAVAALVIFEYSVKAREGLTGLTSETAGLLTFAIGALTVVVDPWVPITLGVVATILLSEKAEIERFIERLEQRELTAILRFLLVSAIIYPALPNQPFTRFAVNPASVWKIVILVSSVGFAGYLLTKRYGARMGLWLSGVLGGVVSSTAVAVAMGRLAAQSPARSRNALAASLLAGSVMYPRIFVLVVAINPAFARPLAWRMAWLCAVGIVLAITVRPPRDDERNPDVSSLSNPFEIKPAMAFAALFVVLTVITRVVSERFGGAGVAILAAVVGVADVDPFLLSLAGQASPVGAPVVTAMLIAMASNTVAKGAYFAWLGAPARRDAIWRYAVWAMAHVPVIAFSG is encoded by the coding sequence ATGGAAGGATTCATCTGGATTCCGGAACTGCGTTTCGCGCTCGCGCTCGGGCTCGGCTTTCTGGTCGGCATGGAGCGCGAACGCAGCCGTCTGGGCAAGAAGCAGCACGCGCATCTCGGCGTGCGCACCTACTCGGTCATCAGCCTGTTCGGATTCGGTTGCGCGTGGCTGCACACCGTCGGCGCGTCGTGGGCGATTCCGGCGGGGCTTGTCGCGGTCGCCGCGCTGGTGATCTTCGAGTATTCGGTCAAGGCGCGCGAGGGCCTGACGGGGCTCACCAGCGAGACCGCGGGCCTACTGACCTTCGCCATCGGCGCGCTGACGGTGGTTGTCGATCCGTGGGTGCCCATCACTCTCGGCGTCGTGGCGACGATCCTGCTCTCCGAGAAGGCGGAGATCGAGCGCTTCATCGAACGGCTCGAACAGCGTGAACTGACCGCGATCCTGCGTTTCCTGCTCGTCTCGGCGATCATCTATCCCGCGCTGCCCAATCAGCCGTTCACGCGTTTCGCGGTGAATCCCGCGTCGGTGTGGAAGATCGTGATTCTCGTCTCGTCGGTGGGCTTCGCGGGCTATCTGCTGACGAAGCGCTACGGCGCGCGGATGGGCCTGTGGCTCTCGGGCGTGCTGGGCGGCGTGGTGTCGAGCACGGCGGTGGCCGTGGCCATGGGCCGCCTCGCGGCGCAGTCTCCGGCCAGGTCCCGAAACGCACTGGCCGCGTCGTTGCTCGCCGGCAGCGTGATGTATCCGCGCATCTTCGTTCTCGTCGTGGCGATCAACCCCGCCTTCGCCCGTCCGCTGGCGTGGCGCATGGCGTGGCTTTGCGCCGTCGGCATCGTTCTCGCGATCACGGTCCGTCCGCCGCGCGACGACGAGCGGAACCCCGATGTTTCTTCGCTGTCGAATCCCTTCGAAATCAAACCCGCGATGGCGTTCGCCGCGCTGTTCGTCGTGCTCACCGTCATCACGCGGGTGGTGAGCGAGCGATTCGGCGGCGCGGGCGTCGCGATCCTCGCGGCGGTGGTGGGCGTCGCAGATGTCGATCCCTTCCTGCTCTCCCTCGCCGGGCAAGCGTCGCCCGTCGGCGCCCCCGTCGTCACGGCCATGCTGATCGCGATGGCGAGCAACACGGTGGCCAAGGGCGCGTACTTCGCCTGGCTCGGGGCTCCAGCGCGTCGCGACGCGATCTGGCGTTACGCCGTCTGGGCGATGGCGCACGTGCCGGTCATCGCGTTTTCCGGTTGA
- a CDS encoding PilZ domain-containing protein: MSSADRRQNPRILYHVPVAFGPDDPTSVGFTRNLSLGGMEIASRFVFETNTALRLTIESDPDDLRTVGTVRWTTSLGHLDDAARDFYERHYTRSMGIQLLDPPPAWPELVRQVSETPEGPRRTPRFRKVYRVNVRSMNQLLEMFTDDISRGGLFVLSDKPPALGAFVSVEVVVPETMRVLRADGRVVHHLPRELADALGRNAGFGVEFVDFAGTDREVLEGYIDHLIAGER, encoded by the coding sequence ATGAGCTCCGCCGACCGTCGCCAGAACCCGCGCATCCTCTATCACGTTCCGGTCGCCTTCGGCCCCGACGATCCCACGTCGGTCGGGTTCACGCGCAATCTGTCGCTCGGCGGCATGGAGATCGCGAGCCGTTTCGTCTTCGAGACGAATACCGCGCTGCGTCTCACCATCGAGTCGGACCCCGACGATCTGCGTACGGTGGGCACGGTGCGCTGGACGACGTCGCTCGGCCACCTCGACGATGCGGCCCGAGATTTCTACGAGCGGCACTACACGCGCAGCATGGGCATCCAGCTCCTCGACCCGCCGCCCGCGTGGCCGGAGTTGGTGCGCCAGGTGAGCGAGACTCCCGAAGGCCCGCGACGCACGCCGCGATTTCGCAAGGTCTATCGCGTCAATGTGCGCTCGATGAATCAGCTTCTGGAGATGTTTACCGACGACATCAGCCGCGGGGGGCTGTTCGTCCTCAGCGACAAGCCGCCCGCGCTGGGCGCGTTCGTCAGCGTCGAGGTGGTTGTTCCCGAGACGATGCGCGTGCTGCGCGCCGACGGGCGGGTTGTGCACCATCTCCCACGCGAACTGGCCGACGCGCTGGGCCGCAACGCGGGCTTCGGCGTCGAGTTCGTCGATTTCGCCGGCACCGACCGCGAGGTGCTCGAGGGCTACATCGACCACCTGATCGCCGGCGAGCGGTAG